A genomic window from Arthrobacter globiformis includes:
- a CDS encoding glycosyltransferase family 4 protein, translating to MRIAIVAESFLPLMNGVTHSILRVLEHLQERGDEVLVIAPSTSDADVLDVVHGAFVHRLPSVPLAGYTNVRVALGGVYRVKRILADYAPDVVHLASPFVLGWRAAQAAHQLGIPTVAIYQTEVPGYAARYGVPFLENWAWNRVENIHLLASRTLVPSTFALNQLRGRGILRVGIWRRGVDTARFAPGKRDDGWRASVAPGGERIIGYVGRLAVEKQVEDLAVLADIPGTRLVIVGDGPQRAALEEALPNAVFTGFLGGEDLARAVASFDLFVHPGEFETFCQTIQEAMASGVPVVATGRGGPLDLVENSRTGWLYEPGDLAGLRRHVMDLMGDDAKRRAFAAAAHASVQGRTWPALCAELVRDYKAVIAGTSIADRVCRDHCETKTPSVSLPTGTPTSQARLRNPAGVGPGSTSGSLVELPEPETNSTQGAIL from the coding sequence GTGAGGATCGCTATCGTTGCCGAATCATTCCTGCCGCTGATGAACGGAGTCACGCACTCCATCCTGCGAGTGCTTGAGCACCTGCAGGAACGGGGCGATGAGGTATTGGTGATTGCGCCGTCGACGTCGGACGCTGATGTTCTGGACGTTGTGCACGGCGCGTTTGTGCACCGGCTGCCCTCCGTTCCGCTGGCGGGTTACACGAACGTGCGGGTGGCGCTGGGAGGTGTGTACCGGGTCAAGAGAATCCTTGCCGACTACGCACCGGACGTGGTCCACCTGGCGTCGCCGTTCGTGCTCGGCTGGCGGGCGGCGCAGGCCGCGCATCAGCTGGGGATCCCCACGGTGGCCATCTACCAGACCGAGGTTCCCGGCTACGCCGCCCGGTACGGGGTGCCGTTCCTGGAGAACTGGGCCTGGAACAGGGTGGAAAACATTCATCTCCTGGCGTCCCGGACGCTGGTGCCGTCCACTTTCGCGCTGAACCAGTTGCGCGGCCGCGGGATTCTGCGGGTGGGCATATGGCGGCGCGGTGTGGATACCGCGCGTTTTGCACCGGGAAAGCGCGACGACGGATGGCGGGCTTCCGTGGCGCCGGGCGGTGAGCGGATCATCGGCTATGTGGGCCGCCTGGCGGTGGAGAAGCAGGTGGAGGACCTTGCCGTGCTGGCCGATATCCCCGGCACCCGCCTGGTGATTGTGGGTGACGGTCCGCAGCGGGCCGCGCTGGAGGAAGCGCTTCCCAACGCCGTGTTCACCGGATTCCTCGGCGGCGAAGACCTGGCCCGGGCCGTGGCGTCGTTCGACCTGTTCGTCCACCCGGGCGAGTTCGAGACCTTCTGCCAGACCATCCAGGAGGCCATGGCATCGGGTGTTCCGGTGGTGGCCACGGGCCGCGGAGGCCCCCTGGATCTGGTGGAAAATTCCCGCACCGGCTGGCTCTATGAACCCGGTGACCTGGCCGGCCTGCGCAGGCATGTGATGGACCTGATGGGCGACGACGCCAAGCGCCGCGCGTTCGCCGCGGCGGCTCACGCTTCGGTACAGGGCCGGACGTGGCCGGCCCTGTGCGCGGAACTGGTCCGGGACTACAAGGCCGTCATTGCCGGCACCTCCATCGCTGATCGAGTTTGTCGAGATCACTGCGAAACAAAAACTCCCTCGGTTTCGCTCCCCACCGGCACCCCAACCTCGCAAGCTCGGCTAAGGAACCCTGCCGGAGTGGGCCCAGGCTCAACCAGCGGATCGCTGGTTGAGCTTCCGGAACCAGAAACCAACAGCACTCAAGGAGCCATCCTGTGA